The following proteins are co-located in the Rhodococcus opacus B4 genome:
- a CDS encoding acyl-CoA dehydrogenase family protein has protein sequence MPSNQGSPSDADSREAYAAYGKAGLIGMHWPQRYGGRGLDALFTFAVEEQLGYNWLPLSSYLLSVKTIGNALLQFASEEMCQIFLPQIASGDMIFCQGFSEPEAGTDLASLRTTARRDGDRYIVNGRKIWTSSAEHADWVYLAVRTGSTEARHRGLSVFLVDITTPGIVVDVHKTLGGGTLGELTLTDVSIPADQIVGEENAGWEILMGTLDFERVTSEKVGIVLRLLDDMAPLVTSPKDREILAGLRGDAQIARLHGRRATERLDARQDASAESSMAKLSIALLLQELADAAVEVLGPRALIESGPGAVLDGKLAALARAAAATTIAGGVSDIQRKNISRRRVGAAS, from the coding sequence GTGCCGAGCAATCAGGGTTCACCTTCCGACGCCGACTCCCGCGAGGCATATGCGGCATACGGGAAGGCCGGGCTCATCGGGATGCACTGGCCGCAGCGTTACGGCGGCCGCGGGCTGGACGCACTGTTCACCTTCGCCGTCGAGGAGCAGCTCGGATACAACTGGCTGCCACTCTCGAGCTACCTCCTGTCGGTGAAAACGATTGGGAATGCACTCCTTCAGTTCGCCAGTGAGGAAATGTGCCAGATCTTCCTCCCGCAGATCGCGTCCGGCGACATGATCTTCTGCCAGGGGTTCTCCGAGCCCGAAGCGGGCACCGACCTCGCGTCACTTCGCACCACGGCGCGCCGCGACGGTGACCGGTACATCGTGAACGGCCGCAAGATCTGGACATCGAGCGCCGAACACGCCGACTGGGTTTACCTCGCGGTCCGTACCGGCTCCACCGAGGCACGTCACCGTGGACTTTCCGTCTTCCTCGTGGACATCACCACGCCGGGCATCGTCGTGGACGTACACAAGACGCTCGGCGGCGGAACTCTCGGCGAACTGACCCTGACGGACGTGTCCATCCCGGCCGATCAGATCGTCGGCGAAGAGAATGCGGGCTGGGAAATTCTCATGGGCACACTCGATTTCGAGAGGGTCACCAGTGAGAAGGTCGGCATCGTCCTGCGTCTTCTCGACGACATGGCCCCTCTGGTCACGTCGCCGAAGGATCGCGAGATTCTCGCAGGGCTCCGCGGCGACGCACAGATCGCGCGCCTGCACGGACGCCGGGCCACGGAGCGACTCGACGCACGACAGGACGCGAGCGCCGAGTCCTCGATGGCAAAACTGTCGATCGCCTTGCTGCTGCAGGAACTGGCAGACGCGGCCGTAGAGGTGCTCGGACCCCGCGCGCTGATCGAAAGCGGCCCGGGCGCAGTGCTCGACGGCAAACTCGCGGCACTTGCCCGCGCAGCGGCGGCGACCACCATCGCGGGTGGTGTTTCGGACATTCAACGCAAGAACATCTCCAGGCGAAGGGTGGGCGCAGCGTCATGA